A region from the Lolium perenne isolate Kyuss_39 chromosome 4, Kyuss_2.0, whole genome shotgun sequence genome encodes:
- the LOC139839238 gene encoding uncharacterized protein, producing MRNFTYTGKNVRVPGSLIGAAIRKCGGDVHSDPWGESKLAYTWEDYEIAPYPGFASAADAVIKKFWRNYRVATEHKDRADVVLRNMCRKLTRQQWYNQRITCIGHFYAEQGVRYTKPEIVQGLAPAMTIDEFMSVVPHWADNNKRAAFMELVKNWVGENPDFKAVSDRNKANRGSQGTHTAGSSSTDRYRERLGKKLGRELGEMEAWTHMKLVTPGPNEPRPAPEMYYGKAKENKERYCEEYAKLHPEVEDPMTEPVDEVAMMLAGSGQPHGRPACLAGGFKPQRNFTQIKATLPSGSYATSSRTTCRSRVEVDTQLEEAYAVAYEEYLEKVKEHDLVKDAYVQWTSNQMASFTRFMMTGVREEPLPEPPHPGPTRCSRPRRSSISCTSVSVG from the exons ATGAG GAATTTCACATACACGGGGAAGAATGTCCGCGTGCCAGGGAGTCTGATTGGAGCTGCTATTAGGAAGTGCGGCGGGGATGTACACTCCGATCCTTGGGGCgagtccaagctagcctacacttgggaagactatgagatagcgccttaccctggctttgcttccgccgccgacgccgtgatcaagaagttttgg cgcaattatagggtggcgactgagcataaggatagggcggacgtggtgctccgtaacatgtgtcggaagttgacacggcagcagtggtacaaccagaggatcacgtgcatcggccacttctatgctgagcagggcgtcaggtacacaaagcctgagattgtgcagggactcgccccggctatgacgatagatgagttcatgtcg gttgtaccacattgggctgataataataagagggccgccttcatggagttggtcaagaattgggtcggcgaaaaccccgatttcaaggccgtgagcgaccggaacaaggccaaccgtggttctcagggaacacacactgcggggagcagcagcaccgatcgctatcgggagcgtctg gggaagaagctcgggagggaacttggtgagatggaagcgtggacgcacatgaagctggtgacgcccggtccgaacgagcctcggcccgcgcctgagatgtactacggcaaggccaaagagaacaaggaaagatactgcgaggagtacgccaagctccatccagaggtggaggaccctatgaccgagccggtcgacgaggtggcgatgatgctggcggggtccggccagccgcatggacgtcctgcctgccttgctgggggtttcaagcctcagaggaacttcacgcagatcaaggctaccctcccctccggcagctacgctacctcctcgcggactacatgccgttctcgggtagaggttgat actcagctcgaggaggcctatgcagtagcttacgaggagtatctcgagaaggttaaggagcatgaccttgtgaaagatgcctatgtccagtggacgagcaaccagatggcg agtttcactcggttcatgatgactggagtgcgagaggaaccactcccagagccacctcatccggggccgacGCGGTGTTCCCGTCCAAGGAGGAGTTCTATATCATGTACAAGCGTCAGCGTCGGTTGA